Genomic segment of candidate division WOR-3 bacterium:
GGTAGCGGACCTCGACCTTGGGACCGGACACGACCCGGAGGGTAGGAAAAACGAATCCGCTCTCCTGTAAGAGCGACAGCGGCGTCACGACGGCGAAAGGGTAACCGCTGTTCTCGCAGGCCGCGAGCACGACTGCCGCGGCGCGGTCCACGGCCGCCCGGTCGAACAAGGCTCCCCGTCCGGGCAGCGAGCGGATCAGCCCGTCGTCGATGATGATTGTGTCACCTTCGATGCGCCACCCGCCGACCGACGACTGCCCCAGACTTCCTGCGGAGAGCGAATCGAATCCTGCCGCGGCGACACTCCCATTGCCGGAAGCGGTTTGCGCCACAGCAGTGCTGCAGACGAGCAGCGTCGACCAGAACAACCGGCCAGGCACGACCCGGACGTCACTCCAGATTGACATCGCTGGGCTGTTCCCGGTGCGCGGGGCGCGCCTCAACTCATGAACAGGTATTGCCGCCAGCCGTCGGGCACGTCGCCCAGACTGGCGATGGCGAAGGTGAAATAGTGTGGCTTCTTGGGCTTCCGGCGCAACGGCATCATCGCCTGCGCCGGCGTCATGTTGCCCTTGCGCGAGTTGCACTCAGTACAGGCGCAAACCAGGTTCTCCCAGGTATCCGTGCCGCTGGAGGATTTGGGGATGACGTGATCGGTGGTCATCACTGCACCCCGCTTGCCGCAGTACTGGCAGGTGCTTCCGTCACGTCGCAGGACGTTCCGCTTGGTCAGAGGTACTTCCCGGCGCTTCACGCGCACGAAGTAGTTGAGCCGGAGAACGCTGGGCAGCCGATAGGCCATCCGTACGGTTCTTGCCGCCGCCGCGGACGGCTCGAGCATCTCGGCCTTGCGCGAGAGCACCAGCACCAGTGCCCGGCGGGCCTTGCAGACCGACAAGGGCTCGTAGTTCTGGTTCAGCAGCAATACGTGTCGGTCGAGCATCGCTCCGCTATCTGACGAACAACTCCTTTTCAACTACCTTCTTGAGGTCTCCGACTGCAACCAGCATCTTGCCGGCGTACTGCTTCATGACCGGGTCAGACAGAGCCTTGTTGTAGTAGCCGATCGCCTCATCACACAGCGCCAGGGATCGACGCAGCTTCGCAGTCGGCGTCGCCGTCAGATTCGACCCTGCCTGCTCGCGGGCCTGCTTGTACCGGATCTCCCCCAGGTCCGCCAATGCCTGCGCGTTGCCTGGTTCCATCCTCAGCACCTTCTGCAGGATATCCTCCGCCGCGCCCGTGCTTCCCTGCTGAATCAGCGCCTCGGCCTTGAACACGCGCGGTTGCGTCTTGGTCGAGTCCTTGGCGATGAGCGCATCGAACACCTTTATCGCCTGCTTGGTCTTGCCCGATGCCAGGTACACAGAACCCTGACGCAGCGCGGTCTGGTCGCGGTTCGGTTCGCTCTGGAGAATCGTGTCCAACTGGGCCACCGCCTTGTCGTACTGCTTCAACTCGATGTAGCAGTCGGCCAGCTTCTCGCGCAACTCCCAGACCTTGGAAAATCGCTGCACCAACGGTAGGAGCGAGTTTGCGGCATCTGCGTAAAGCCCCTGCTTGTAGAGGAAGTCGGCCCACAGACGCTGGACGTTCACATCATCCGGGAAACGTCGCATCGCACTCTCGTAGAGCTGCCTCGCCTTATCCATCTGCTTCCACCTGAGATACACGTCGGCGGCGCCGCTGTAGAGGTCGACCAGGCTCGAGTCCTGGGCAAGACCTTCCAGATAGACGGCCAGGGCCGCGCTGTCCTTCTGCATGGCGAGGAAAAGGTCGCCGAGCCCTTCGTACGCCTTGGCCTTCTTTGGGTCAAGCCTCATCGCCGCACGGAAGTTCTCCTCGGCGGAGACCGGGTCTAGCATCTTTCGGTAGGCCGTCCCGATGGCGACGTACACTTCGTAGTACGTGGAATCGTAGGTCAGGGCGCGCTGGAAGTTCTCGAGCGCCGACTCGAAATTGCCCTGAGAGAAGTACCCGGCACCGAAGCTGTAGTACTGCTGCGCCGAGTCTCGCTTCGCCTTCAACTCTTCATCG
This window contains:
- a CDS encoding HNH endonuclease; this translates as MLDRHVLLLNQNYEPLSVCKARRALVLVLSRKAEMLEPSAAAARTVRMAYRLPSVLRLNYFVRVKRREVPLTKRNVLRRDGSTCQYCGKRGAVMTTDHVIPKSSSGTDTWENLVCACTECNSRKGNMTPAQAMMPLRRKPKKPHYFTFAIASLGDVPDGWRQYLFMS
- a CDS encoding tetratricopeptide repeat protein; protein product: MSRKTLSVGAAALVAAVLAVLAGCATTQTVKPATDEELKAKRDSAQQYYSFGAGYFSQGNFESALENFQRALTYDSTYYEVYVAIGTAYRKMLDPVSAEENFRAAMRLDPKKAKAYEGLGDLFLAMQKDSAALAVYLEGLAQDSSLVDLYSGAADVYLRWKQMDKARQLYESAMRRFPDDVNVQRLWADFLYKQGLYADAANSLLPLVQRFSKVWELREKLADCYIELKQYDKAVAQLDTILQSEPNRDQTALRQGSVYLASGKTKQAIKVFDALIAKDSTKTQPRVFKAEALIQQGSTGAAEDILQKVLRMEPGNAQALADLGEIRYKQAREQAGSNLTATPTAKLRRSLALCDEAIGYYNKALSDPVMKQYAGKMLVAVGDLKKVVEKELFVR